The Coffea arabica cultivar ET-39 chromosome 10e, Coffea Arabica ET-39 HiFi, whole genome shotgun sequence region AGTATTTCTAAGGGTAGAGCTGTTAAACTTTTCTGCTCCACCCATCTACTTACTGTCAAAACTTCAATTTGAGAAGATTTGTAGTGTATCATGGTAACCAAAATCAAACACTAACTAAATCATAGGATCAAgcccaaatatttatataatgaatgTGCTCTTCTCATGCATCATAGTCGTGAAAGGTGATTCCAGGCTGCCATCATTTATTACTTTCAAAGTTAATAAAAAGCCTTAAACCAACATAAACcgcaaaattttcctttttttttttttaaagacctTGAACCTGACTTATTTCTAATAATTGACATAACTGAAAGCCCTAAATATGCTAAATATTCTAGGCCAACTTCTCCAGCCTTAACCTCCAATTATAATATGACAGTTTTCAAAAACAGGCCATGCCTATTTCTCAAGTTTAGATAAGTTGCACAAGATACGATACACATTAACTTGGGCAATTGCCAATGCAAAAGAATTAATCACACAGAGGTGGCTGGGGTGGGGGAAGCACCCACATCTATCAAGAGATACCTTGGCGTCAAGGAAACCTTTGCAAGTGCCAATATCACAGACGACTTAAGAAGGTACCTGAAATAAAATGTTCAACTGGTTACTAGGAAATGGAGTGTGAAAAATGAAGGGAGAAAAGGAGAACATGGACTCCAGGATGCTGGTCACTAATATCCTGCACATCTTAAAGGTAACTCCGACAAATTGCAATGCGAATGCTTTCaaaagtcaaggaaaatattaGTCTAAACAAGATCAGATAATCCCAGGAAAGTGCAAACAAAATGATTTACAATGAAGAAAGAAATGGCAGTGATTTATTGTCATAATATGTGAAGTTTAACATTCATTTGACACTATCATGGGTGACCTTATTTTGAATCTTACATAGTAAAGAAGACCGAATAAAAAAACTGGAGACCGTAAAAAATAAATTAGCTACAAAATCATATCAAATGATCAGATTAACCCAACTTTTGACATCTCTCAGATTGCATTTCtgagaaaattttaaataaagaaacaaataacAGGTTCTGTTTTCCAGAGCCCAATCTTGATGAGTTAACATCAACACACAGGAAAGTTAACTATGAGAATTATGTAAAGTTCCTCTAACACGTACTCTGAATGGTGCATCTCGCTAAGAAGCCTAAGTCCCTCCAGGCAATCTGCAAGACTTGGTTTGACACCAACTCTTTGCTGCAGTTGCTTTGCCGTTGTAACGGCAGAACCTCCTTTAACTAGCTGCCTACCATCACGAACAACTTTCTCAAGGGATGAAGAAACACCACGAAAATCTTCCCTACATCAATGGCGGATGGATTAAGCAAAAAGACAAAATAAGAAGAACAGAAAGTCAGCTTCCTATATGGGAGTGTGTTGACATGCAAATCAAGACTAATACAGGGGACAATTGAGAGGGGGAAAAagcgcacacacacacataggATAAGCAATTGCTGAAACATAAATCCACGAGGTCCAGAATGAGTTCTAGAGGTTGACAGCATCCATGAAATGAAATTAATGGAACAAAGAAATCTGGAGGCCAATCAAATCGTCTTTTAACGTTTGGTTAGTAGAAGTCTCAACATACAGGTGACCACAATCTTTAAGAAACAAGATAAAATATCTATTCCTAACTTGGTCGAATCAGAAAGAAACATAAACACTGGAAGAGACCCCTAGCCAACATTTGTTTTCTGACTTCTGTTACAAAATGCATTGAGATCAATAAAAGGAACTTTCAAGGAGagaaaaaatgtaaaacaagaaaccatacaagGTCTTATTCATGGAGAGCAGAATAGTTTGCAGTGACTCCAATTGCTTCGCCAAGACAACATCTTGAATG contains the following coding sequences:
- the LOC113711717 gene encoding uncharacterized protein At5g43822 isoform X1 → MESMVKKYQQKFRKVKEEMGRWEELQSRLISQFTSASAIIQRLQLLQDSKKYGALECVQGIQDVVLAKQLESLQTILLSMNKTLEDFRGVSSSLEKVVRDGRQLVKGGSAVTTAKQLQQRVGVKPSLADCLEGLRLLSEMHHSEYLLKSSVILALAKVSLTPSASDDLNALQQLLDDQPNIPREEVHGIFDIIFAEEIS
- the LOC113711717 gene encoding uncharacterized protein At5g43822 isoform X2, translating into MESMVKKYQQKFRKVKEEMGRWEELQSRLISQFTSASAIIQRLQLLQDSKKYGALECVQGIQDVVLAKQLESLQTILLSMNKTLEDFRGVSSSLEKVVRDGRQLVKGGSAVTTAKQLQQRVGVKPSLADCLEGLRLLSEMHHSEYLLKSSVILALAKVSLTPSTRDI